In Amycolatopsis methanolica 239, a single genomic region encodes these proteins:
- a CDS encoding IclR family transcriptional regulator codes for MRNNERSTNGSASQVQSVDRAIAILDILARRGEAGVTEIAQELDVHKSTAFRLVGALEAWQLVEQVSERGKYRLGFGIVRLAGATTARLDLSRESRAVCERLAAELDETVNVAVVDQDQATNIMQVYGSAAVTARNWIGQRTPLHATSSGKVLLAWAGDDDREAALAELPAFTPNTRTDRGKLAEELEQVRERGWACTVEELEVGLNAVAAPIRAANGDVIAALSVSGPAYRMEPSSYPDIAEKIVAGAEEISFRVGYLGPR; via the coding sequence ATGCGGAACAACGAGCGCTCTACGAACGGGTCCGCGAGTCAGGTCCAGTCGGTGGACCGGGCGATCGCCATCCTGGACATCCTGGCCAGACGGGGCGAGGCCGGCGTCACCGAGATCGCCCAGGAACTGGACGTGCACAAGTCGACGGCGTTCCGCCTGGTCGGCGCGCTCGAGGCGTGGCAGCTGGTGGAACAGGTCAGCGAGCGCGGCAAGTACCGCCTCGGGTTCGGCATCGTGCGCCTTGCCGGGGCCACCACGGCCCGGCTCGACCTGTCGCGGGAGAGCCGCGCGGTGTGCGAGCGGCTCGCCGCGGAACTCGACGAGACCGTGAACGTCGCCGTGGTGGACCAGGATCAGGCGACCAACATCATGCAGGTCTACGGCTCGGCGGCGGTGACCGCGCGGAACTGGATTGGCCAGCGCACCCCGCTGCACGCCACGTCCAGTGGCAAGGTCCTGCTGGCCTGGGCAGGCGACGACGACCGGGAAGCCGCGCTGGCCGAGCTGCCCGCGTTCACACCGAACACCCGCACCGACCGGGGCAAGCTCGCCGAGGAGCTGGAGCAGGTCCGCGAGCGCGGCTGGGCGTGCACCGTGGAGGAGCTGGAGGTCGGGCTCAACGCGGTGGCCGCCCCGATCCGCGCCGCGAACGGGGACGTGATCGCGGCGCTGTCGGTCTCCGGGCCGGCGTACCGGATGGAGCCATCGTCCTATCCGGACATCGCGGAGAAGATCGTCGCCGGGGCCGAGGAGATCAGCTTCCGCGTCGGCTACCTCGGGCCCCGGTAG
- a CDS encoding bifunctional 3-phenylpropionate/cinnamic acid dioxygenase ferredoxin subunit — MISVCALQDLPVGEAVRIEAEVPIAVFNVDGTLYAIDDTCTHQDASLADGWLDGCAVECPLHAACFDLRTGMPSGPPAKKPVRTHEVVVVDGQIYVNVNAPQRMGV; from the coding sequence ATGATTTCCGTCTGCGCTCTCCAGGACCTCCCCGTCGGCGAAGCCGTCCGCATCGAAGCCGAGGTGCCGATCGCGGTGTTCAACGTCGACGGCACGCTGTACGCGATCGACGACACCTGCACCCACCAGGACGCCTCGCTGGCCGACGGCTGGCTGGACGGCTGCGCGGTGGAGTGCCCCCTGCACGCCGCCTGCTTCGACCTGCGCACCGGCATGCCGAGCGGGCCCCCGGCGAAGAAGCCGGTGCGCACGCACGAGGTCGTCGTGGTCGACGGGCAGATCTACGTCAACGTCAACGCGCCGCAGCGGATGGGGGTCTGA
- a CDS encoding NAD(P)/FAD-dependent oxidoreductase has product MRVIAIAGASLAGLSTARALREAGFDGRVVVVGDEPHRPYDRPPLSKEFLAGTMSAADLALESDDEDLDADWCLGARAVALDPALRTIVLDSGKRITCDGVVLATGARARRLPGSTPAGVHTLRTLDDAIALRAELVPGARLVVIGAGFIGAEVASTARGLGLAVTVVEQQAVPLAGPLGAELGGVCAALHGEHGVELITGVGVAGLTGAKRVRSVHLTDGRELPADVVVVGVGAVPNTEWLAGSGLDAERGVRTDARCATGIPSVVAVGDCAVSHNPFADAEIRLEHWTNALEQPATAAATLLGHEQLPGPRAPYFWSDQYGARLQFAGHRRDGDRMEVVDGDPAARRFTAVFRRGDRPVAVFAMNQPKVFGRWRRELRATAPEPVAGR; this is encoded by the coding sequence ATGCGCGTGATCGCCATCGCCGGCGCGTCGCTGGCCGGCCTGTCCACGGCACGCGCGCTGCGGGAGGCCGGCTTCGACGGGCGGGTGGTCGTCGTCGGCGACGAGCCGCACCGGCCCTACGACCGGCCGCCGCTGTCGAAGGAGTTCCTCGCCGGCACGATGTCCGCGGCCGACCTGGCGCTGGAGAGCGACGACGAGGACCTGGACGCGGACTGGTGCCTGGGCGCACGGGCCGTGGCCCTGGACCCGGCGCTGCGGACGATCGTGCTCGACTCGGGCAAGCGGATCACCTGCGACGGCGTCGTCCTGGCGACCGGTGCACGGGCCCGCCGCCTGCCGGGCTCGACGCCGGCGGGTGTGCACACGCTGCGCACCCTGGACGACGCGATCGCGCTACGGGCGGAGCTCGTCCCGGGCGCGCGGCTGGTGGTGATCGGAGCCGGGTTCATCGGCGCCGAAGTGGCCTCGACCGCGCGCGGGCTCGGCCTGGCGGTCACGGTGGTCGAACAGCAGGCCGTGCCGCTCGCCGGGCCGCTCGGCGCCGAGCTGGGCGGCGTGTGCGCGGCGTTGCACGGCGAGCACGGGGTCGAGCTGATCACCGGCGTCGGCGTGGCCGGGCTGACCGGCGCGAAACGGGTGCGGTCGGTGCACCTGACCGACGGCCGCGAACTGCCTGCCGACGTCGTGGTGGTGGGCGTCGGCGCGGTGCCGAACACCGAGTGGCTGGCCGGGTCCGGTTTGGACGCGGAGCGGGGCGTGCGCACGGACGCGCGGTGCGCGACCGGCATCCCGTCCGTGGTGGCGGTCGGCGACTGCGCGGTGTCGCACAACCCGTTCGCCGACGCCGAGATCCGGCTCGAACACTGGACCAACGCGCTGGAGCAACCGGCCACCGCCGCGGCGACCCTGCTCGGACACGAGCAGCTGCCCGGCCCGCGCGCGCCCTACTTCTGGTCGGATCAGTACGGGGCGCGCCTGCAGTTCGCGGGCCACCGCCGCGACGGCGACCGGATGGAAGTCGTCGACGGCGACCCGGCGGCGCGCCGGTTCACCGCCGTGTTCCGGCGGGGCGACCGCCCGGTGGCGGTGTTCGCGATGAACCAGCCGAAGGTGTTCGGCCGCTGGCGCCGCGAGCTGCGCGCCACCGCTCCGGAACCGGTCGCGGGCCGGTAA
- a CDS encoding TetR/AcrR family transcriptional regulator, which produces MCAVVSGQTAGSRRQRPNDPGRRTKIARAAIDVVAERGIDGLTHRAVAAAAGVPLGSTTYHFRTLDDLLEVALSQAAEDNVRRLREWERGVPPDADFAAALAELVMRYVRDEGPHTVVEYDLYVAAMHRPRLRPVSAAWDDALVELFGSRTDALTGRLLAGLFCGLLMQLAIADGTPSPSDIEALFRRAIAGPAS; this is translated from the coding sequence GTGTGCGCGGTGGTGTCTGGGCAGACGGCCGGATCGCGCCGGCAGCGTCCCAACGATCCCGGACGGCGCACGAAGATCGCGCGCGCCGCCATCGACGTGGTGGCGGAGCGGGGGATCGACGGGCTGACGCACCGGGCGGTCGCCGCGGCCGCGGGGGTGCCGCTGGGCTCGACCACGTACCACTTCCGGACGCTGGACGACCTGCTCGAGGTCGCGCTGAGCCAGGCGGCCGAGGACAACGTCCGCCGCCTGCGGGAGTGGGAGCGCGGCGTGCCGCCGGACGCGGACTTCGCGGCCGCGCTGGCGGAGCTGGTGATGCGGTACGTGCGTGACGAGGGCCCGCACACGGTGGTCGAGTACGACCTCTACGTGGCGGCCATGCACCGGCCCCGGCTGCGGCCGGTGAGCGCGGCGTGGGACGACGCGCTGGTCGAGCTGTTCGGCTCCCGGACGGACGCGCTGACCGGGCGCCTGCTCGCGGGGCTGTTCTGCGGTTTGCTGATGCAGTTGGCGATCGCGGACGGCACACCGTCCCCTTCGGACATCGAGGCGCTGTTCCGCCGCGCGATCGCCGGTCCTGCCTCCTGA
- a CDS encoding aldehyde dehydrogenase family protein: MKDLYIDGNWTEGRDGSRTDVRNPYDASVIQTVALAAPEDVDRAVTAARAAFRPGSPWRRTTAGERAELLHRIADLLVRDREDIARTETLDTGKTLAEGRIDVDDVVAVFRYYAAAIAQEAGRVVDTGNPAAISRIVHEPVGVCALIAPWNYPLLQISWKIAPALAAGNTMVLKPSELTPLTTIRLVALAEEAGVPPGVVNLLLGPGAVGAAMVEHPGVDLVSFTGGLATGEKIMAAAARGVRRVALELGGKNPNVVFDDADFDTAVDHALNAAFVHSGQVCSAGARLIVQNGIHDRFVGELARRAERIRLGNGLDPGTECGPLISAQHRAKVEGYIAGAIAEGATLHAGGARPEDPALRHGFFLRPTVFGDCTRDMAVVREEVFGPVVTVERFATEAEAVELANDTDYGLAGAVWTSDAGRAQRVAGALRHGTVWINDYHPYLPQAEWGGFGKSGIGRELGPSGLHEYRETKHIYHNIDPRPQHWFKG; this comes from the coding sequence ATGAAGGACCTGTACATCGACGGGAACTGGACCGAGGGGCGCGACGGGTCCCGCACCGACGTCCGCAACCCCTACGACGCCTCGGTCATCCAGACGGTCGCCCTCGCCGCGCCCGAGGACGTCGACCGGGCCGTCACCGCCGCGCGAGCGGCGTTCCGCCCCGGCTCACCGTGGCGCCGCACCACCGCGGGCGAACGCGCCGAACTGCTCCACCGCATCGCCGACCTGCTGGTCCGCGACCGCGAGGACATCGCCCGCACGGAAACCCTCGACACCGGCAAGACCCTCGCCGAGGGCCGCATCGACGTCGACGATGTGGTCGCGGTGTTCCGCTACTACGCCGCGGCGATCGCGCAGGAAGCCGGGCGCGTGGTGGACACCGGCAACCCGGCCGCGATCAGCCGGATCGTGCACGAGCCGGTGGGCGTCTGCGCGTTGATCGCCCCGTGGAACTACCCGCTGCTGCAGATCTCCTGGAAGATCGCCCCCGCGCTGGCCGCGGGGAACACGATGGTGCTCAAACCGAGCGAGCTCACCCCGCTGACCACCATCCGGCTCGTCGCGCTCGCCGAGGAGGCCGGTGTGCCGCCGGGCGTGGTCAACCTGCTGCTCGGCCCTGGCGCGGTCGGCGCGGCGATGGTCGAGCACCCCGGCGTCGACCTCGTGTCGTTCACCGGCGGGCTGGCGACCGGCGAGAAGATCATGGCCGCCGCGGCGCGCGGCGTCCGCCGGGTGGCGCTGGAGCTCGGCGGCAAGAACCCCAACGTGGTCTTCGACGACGCCGACTTCGACACCGCCGTCGACCACGCCCTCAACGCCGCGTTCGTCCACTCCGGACAGGTCTGCTCGGCGGGCGCCCGGCTGATCGTGCAGAACGGGATCCACGACCGGTTCGTCGGCGAGCTCGCCCGGCGCGCCGAGCGGATCCGGCTGGGCAACGGGCTCGACCCCGGCACCGAGTGCGGTCCGCTCATCTCCGCGCAGCACCGCGCGAAGGTCGAGGGCTACATCGCCGGGGCGATCGCCGAGGGCGCCACCCTGCACGCCGGCGGCGCGCGGCCGGAAGATCCCGCGCTGCGCCACGGTTTCTTCCTCCGGCCGACCGTGTTCGGCGACTGCACCCGCGACATGGCCGTGGTGCGCGAGGAAGTGTTCGGCCCGGTCGTCACGGTGGAACGGTTCGCCACCGAGGCGGAGGCCGTCGAGCTGGCCAACGACACCGACTACGGCCTCGCCGGCGCGGTGTGGACCTCCGACGCCGGCCGCGCCCAGCGCGTGGCCGGGGCGCTGCGCCACGGCACGGTCTGGATCAACGACTACCACCCGTACCTGCCCCAGGCGGAGTGGGGCGGCTTCGGCAAGTCCGGCATCGGCCGCGAACTGGGCCCGTCCGGCCTGCACGAGTACCGCGAGACCAAGCACATCTACCACAACATCGATCCCCGGCCGCAGCACTGGTTCAAGGGCTGA
- a CDS encoding APC family permease — protein sequence MSTSNDHGLSEFGYRQSLDRSIGKFASFAAGVSYISILTGTFQLFYFGFGTGGPAYWWSWPMVFAGQIAVALCFAELAARYPVAGSVYNWSKRLAGPTTSWLAGWMMFTASVVTLAGVVLAYQVTLPQLWSGFQLIGDGGGAHDFGISAVIWGAVLILFTTVVNAFGVKLMARINSIGVFIELIAAVLLVVILAVNVVRGPGVFVDTHGLGEGHTGGYAGVFLVAAIASAYVMYGFDTASSLGEETVNPRRTAPVAILRAVIASFVIGGLILLFAIMAAPDLSDPRLSTSSGGLQLIVLQVLGGPLGKVFLCCIVVAITVCALAVHTAGIRLMFAMARDNALPFGVRLARINAKTGTPVVAAILIGAVAVAILLVNIGTPQIFTAVTSVAVVMIYLAYLLVTVPMLVKRVRGGWSGRDAGGHFSLGRFGLPVNMVAVLWGAGMSVNLAWPREQIYGGGVLRWMALIFIGIVAAIGLAWFRLRGCRRLGTLPEHQADRGDRLVDELS from the coding sequence GTGAGCACCAGCAACGACCACGGACTGTCCGAGTTCGGGTACCGGCAGTCCCTCGACCGCAGCATCGGCAAGTTCGCGAGTTTCGCCGCCGGGGTCAGCTACATCTCCATCCTCACCGGCACGTTCCAGCTGTTCTACTTCGGGTTCGGCACCGGCGGGCCGGCCTACTGGTGGTCCTGGCCGATGGTCTTCGCCGGGCAGATCGCCGTGGCCCTGTGCTTCGCCGAGCTGGCCGCCCGCTACCCGGTCGCCGGTTCGGTCTACAACTGGTCGAAGAGACTCGCCGGGCCCACCACGTCGTGGCTGGCCGGCTGGATGATGTTCACCGCCTCCGTGGTCACCCTGGCCGGCGTGGTGCTGGCCTACCAGGTCACGCTGCCACAGCTGTGGTCCGGCTTCCAGCTGATCGGCGACGGCGGCGGCGCACACGACTTCGGGATCTCCGCGGTGATCTGGGGCGCCGTGCTGATCCTGTTCACCACGGTGGTCAACGCCTTCGGCGTCAAGCTGATGGCACGCATCAACAGCATCGGCGTGTTCATCGAGCTGATCGCGGCGGTCCTGCTGGTCGTCATCCTCGCGGTGAACGTGGTGCGCGGTCCCGGTGTCTTCGTCGACACGCACGGGCTCGGCGAGGGGCACACCGGTGGCTACGCCGGCGTGTTCCTGGTGGCCGCGATCGCCTCGGCCTACGTCATGTACGGCTTCGACACGGCGAGTTCGCTGGGCGAGGAGACCGTCAACCCGCGGCGCACCGCGCCGGTGGCGATCCTGCGCGCGGTCATCGCGTCGTTCGTGATCGGCGGGCTGATCCTGCTGTTCGCCATCATGGCCGCGCCCGACCTGTCCGATCCGCGGCTGAGCACGTCGTCGGGCGGGCTGCAGCTGATCGTGCTGCAGGTGCTCGGCGGGCCGTTGGGCAAGGTGTTCCTGTGCTGCATCGTCGTCGCCATCACGGTGTGCGCGCTGGCCGTGCACACCGCCGGGATCCGGCTGATGTTCGCGATGGCCAGGGACAACGCCCTGCCGTTCGGGGTGCGGCTGGCCCGGATCAACGCCAAGACCGGCACCCCGGTGGTCGCGGCGATCCTCATCGGCGCGGTCGCGGTGGCGATCCTGCTGGTCAACATCGGCACGCCGCAGATCTTCACCGCGGTCACCAGCGTCGCGGTGGTGATGATCTACCTGGCCTACCTGCTGGTGACGGTGCCGATGCTGGTCAAGCGGGTGCGCGGCGGGTGGTCGGGCCGCGACGCGGGCGGTCACTTCTCGCTCGGCCGGTTCGGACTGCCGGTCAACATGGTCGCCGTGCTGTGGGGCGCCGGGATGTCCGTGAACCTGGCGTGGCCGCGCGAGCAGATCTACGGCGGCGGGGTGCTGCGCTGGATGGCCCTGATCTTCATCGGGATCGTCGCCGCGATCGGCCTGGCGTGGTTCCGGCTCCGCGGCTGCCGCCGCCTCGGCACGCTCCCCGAACACCAGGCCGACCGCGGCGACCGGCTCGTCGACGAGCTTTCCTGA
- the betA gene encoding choline dehydrogenase, whose product MSTENYDFIIVGGGSAGCVLANRLSADPKVKVLVLEAGRPDAKWDVFVHMPAALTFPIGSRFYDWGYRSEPEPFMNRRRIYHARGKILGGSSSINGMIFQRGNPMDYERWAADPGMSGWDYAHCLPYFQRMENCLADPPDGRWRGHDGPLELERGPASNPLFQAFFEAAEQAGYPRTDDVNGYRQEGFAPFDRNVRRGRRLSAARAYLHPVRHRKNLTVQTRAFVSQVLFRGNRAVGVEYSTGRSAPREVYGKEVVLCGGAINTPQLLQLSGVGNAAELRRLGIDVVHDLPGVGENLQDHLEVYIQYACKEPVSMQPHLATWKRPLIGAQWLFLRSGPGATNHFEGGGFVRSNDTVAYPNLMFHFLPIAIRYDGSVPAGGHGYQVHVGPMYADTRGSVKITSTDPRRHPALRFNYLSTENDRREWVEAVRVARKILNQPALDRYNGGEISPGPGVETDEQILDWVAKDAETALHPSCTAKMGVDDMSVVDPGSMRVHGTESLRVVDASVMPYITNGNIYAPVIMTAEKAADLILGNTPLAPIKEPFYRHTTG is encoded by the coding sequence GTGAGCACCGAGAACTACGACTTCATCATCGTCGGCGGCGGCTCGGCCGGGTGCGTGCTGGCCAACCGGCTCTCGGCCGACCCGAAGGTGAAGGTGCTGGTGCTGGAGGCAGGCCGGCCGGACGCCAAGTGGGACGTGTTCGTGCACATGCCCGCCGCGCTGACCTTCCCGATCGGCAGCCGCTTCTACGACTGGGGCTACCGCAGCGAACCCGAGCCGTTCATGAACCGGCGGCGCATCTACCACGCGCGCGGCAAGATCCTCGGCGGGTCGAGCAGCATCAATGGCATGATCTTCCAGCGGGGCAACCCGATGGACTACGAACGGTGGGCCGCCGACCCGGGGATGTCCGGCTGGGACTACGCGCACTGCCTGCCCTATTTCCAGCGCATGGAGAACTGCCTCGCCGATCCACCGGACGGGCGCTGGCGCGGGCACGACGGCCCGCTGGAGCTGGAACGCGGACCGGCGTCGAACCCGTTGTTCCAGGCGTTCTTCGAAGCCGCCGAACAAGCCGGGTACCCGCGCACGGACGACGTGAACGGCTACCGGCAGGAGGGGTTCGCACCCTTCGACCGGAACGTGCGCCGCGGCCGCAGGCTCTCCGCCGCCCGCGCCTACCTGCACCCGGTGCGGCACCGGAAGAACCTGACCGTGCAGACCCGCGCGTTCGTGTCGCAGGTCCTGTTTCGCGGCAACCGCGCCGTCGGGGTCGAGTACTCGACCGGGCGGAGCGCGCCGCGCGAGGTGTACGGCAAGGAGGTCGTGCTGTGCGGCGGAGCGATCAACACGCCGCAACTGCTGCAGCTGTCGGGCGTGGGCAACGCGGCCGAGCTGCGCCGGCTCGGCATCGACGTGGTCCACGACCTGCCCGGCGTCGGTGAGAACCTGCAGGACCACCTCGAGGTGTACATCCAGTACGCCTGCAAGGAACCGGTGTCGATGCAGCCGCACCTGGCGACGTGGAAGCGCCCGCTGATCGGCGCGCAGTGGTTGTTCCTGCGGTCCGGCCCGGGCGCCACGAACCACTTCGAGGGCGGCGGTTTCGTGCGCAGCAACGACACCGTGGCCTACCCGAACCTGATGTTCCACTTCCTGCCGATCGCGATCCGCTACGACGGCTCGGTGCCCGCCGGTGGGCACGGCTACCAGGTCCACGTGGGACCGATGTACGCCGACACGCGCGGCAGCGTGAAGATCACGTCCACGGATCCGCGGCGGCACCCGGCGCTGCGGTTCAACTACCTGTCCACCGAGAACGACCGGCGCGAGTGGGTGGAGGCCGTGCGGGTGGCCCGCAAGATCCTCAACCAGCCCGCGCTGGACCGCTACAACGGCGGCGAGATCTCCCCCGGCCCCGGCGTGGAGACCGACGAACAGATCCTGGACTGGGTGGCGAAGGACGCGGAGACCGCGCTGCACCCGTCCTGCACGGCGAAGATGGGCGTCGACGACATGTCCGTTGTGGACCCTGGGTCGATGCGGGTGCACGGGACGGAGAGCCTGCGCGTCGTCGACGCCTCGGTGATGCCCTACATCACCAACGGCAACATCTACGCGCCGGTGATCATGACCGCGGAGAAGGCGGCGGACCTGATCCTCGGCAACACCCCGCTGGCGCCGATCAAGGAGCCCTTCTACCGGCATACCACCGGCTGA
- a CDS encoding CoA transferase — MVRAGRSWPSPFPHSQCPERDHRPEEPGGAAAVRLAASADVVVDNFRPGVLDQLGVGYDMLTEQRPSKNAASVALSLPGAAQTSLPVS, encoded by the coding sequence ATGGTCCGCGCAGGCCGATCTTGGCCGAGCCCATTCCCGCACTCCCAGTGCCCGGAGCGTGACCATCGACCTGAAGAGCCCGGAGGGGCAGCGGCGGTGCGCCTGGCGGCGAGCGCGGACGTGGTCGTGGACAACTTCCGGCCTGGTGTGCTCGACCAGCTGGGCGTCGGCTACGACATGCTCACCGAACAACGCCCGTCGAAGAACGCGGCCAGCGTGGCTTTGTCGTTGCCCGGCGCTGCCCAGACCAGTCTGCCGGTGTCGTGA
- a CDS encoding acyl-CoA dehydrogenase family protein — translation MARELCRTEGLTDVQDEILKTVRAFVDDRIIPVATELEHADAYPAEIVEGMRELGLFGLTIPEEYGGIGESLLTYALVAEEIARGWMSVSGIINTHFIVAHLLMHHGTEEQKRHYLPKMATGEIRGAFSMSEPGCGSDVSAIRTRATPHDGRYLINGQKMWLTNGGSSTLVAVLVKTGAGAGPAHRNLTTFLVDKPAGFGEVAPGLTVPGRIEKMGYKGVDTTELVFDDYGIAASQILGGEPGRGFYQMMDGVEVGRVNVAARGCGVAWRAFELGVAYAQQRETFGRPIADHQAVLFRLAEMGTKVEAAHQMMVRAARKKDFGERNDLEAGMAKYLASEYCAQVVEDSFRIHGGYGFSKEYEVERLYREAPMLLIGEGTADIQRMIIGRRLLEDYKLR, via the coding sequence ATGGCGCGTGAACTGTGCCGGACCGAAGGGTTGACCGACGTCCAGGACGAGATCCTCAAGACCGTCCGCGCGTTCGTGGACGACCGGATCATCCCGGTCGCGACCGAACTGGAACACGCCGACGCCTACCCCGCCGAGATCGTCGAGGGGATGCGGGAACTGGGCCTGTTCGGGTTGACGATTCCCGAGGAGTACGGCGGGATCGGCGAGTCGCTGCTGACCTACGCGCTGGTGGCCGAGGAGATCGCCCGCGGCTGGATGAGCGTGTCGGGCATCATCAACACCCACTTCATCGTGGCTCACCTGCTCATGCACCACGGCACCGAGGAGCAGAAACGCCACTACCTGCCGAAGATGGCCACCGGCGAGATCCGCGGCGCGTTCTCCATGTCCGAGCCCGGCTGCGGCTCCGACGTGTCCGCCATCCGCACCCGCGCCACCCCGCACGACGGTCGGTACCTGATCAACGGCCAGAAGATGTGGCTGACGAACGGGGGATCGTCGACCCTGGTCGCCGTGCTGGTCAAAACCGGCGCCGGCGCCGGGCCTGCGCACCGGAACCTGACCACCTTCCTGGTGGACAAACCCGCCGGCTTCGGTGAGGTGGCGCCGGGCCTGACGGTTCCGGGCAGGATCGAGAAGATGGGTTACAAGGGCGTCGACACCACCGAACTCGTCTTCGACGACTACGGGATCGCCGCCTCGCAGATCCTCGGCGGCGAGCCCGGTCGCGGGTTCTACCAGATGATGGACGGCGTCGAGGTCGGGCGGGTCAACGTCGCGGCCCGCGGGTGCGGGGTGGCCTGGCGTGCGTTCGAACTCGGCGTCGCCTACGCGCAACAGCGGGAGACCTTCGGCCGGCCGATCGCCGATCACCAGGCGGTGCTCTTCCGCCTGGCCGAAATGGGCACCAAGGTCGAGGCGGCGCACCAGATGATGGTGCGGGCGGCGCGCAAGAAGGACTTCGGCGAGCGCAACGACCTGGAGGCCGGGATGGCGAAGTACCTGGCCTCGGAGTACTGCGCGCAGGTGGTGGAGGACTCCTTCCGCATCCACGGCGGTTACGGCTTCTCGAAGGAGTATGAGGTCGAACGGCTCTACCGCGAGGCGCCGATGCTCCTGATCGGGGAGGGCACCGCGGACATCCAGCGGATGATCATCGGGCGCCGGCTCCTGGAGGACTACAAGTTGCGGTGA
- a CDS encoding CoA transferase, producing the protein MTAPLRGLRVVEATSFVAGPLAGMTLAQMGAQVLRLDPVTGPVDAGRWPLSGTGRSLFWAGMNKGVKSVAVDFRVPEGQELAAALITAPGPHAGLFVDNTIGRDFLSHNRLRARRADLVHVHIQGYPDGRAAMDYAVNPRYGVPALTGPADSRRPVNHVLPAWDITTGLLAVSGLLAGLHRRAVDGDGCLVELALADVAAAHVAHLGWFAEVAEAGQDRPRLGNHLFGAFGVDFACADGRRVVAVAITRAQWRDLMRMTGTEAVFVALSSVHGTDFDVEGERYRHRGLIEAVLAPWFTARTVEEVLEAARGTRVMAGEFRSPSEVVAAWRRGAESPVLTEVEQAGVGPMVTATSPLRWNSRYREAEPAPEFGADTEWALAEVLGMSRREIGRLADNGLIRTRRDESDGA; encoded by the coding sequence ATGACCGCTCCGCTGCGCGGGCTCCGGGTCGTGGAGGCCACGAGTTTCGTCGCCGGTCCGCTGGCCGGCATGACGCTGGCGCAGATGGGGGCGCAGGTGCTGCGGCTGGACCCGGTCACCGGGCCGGTGGACGCGGGCCGGTGGCCGTTGAGCGGGACCGGCCGGAGCCTGTTCTGGGCCGGGATGAACAAGGGCGTGAAGTCCGTCGCCGTCGACTTCCGCGTGCCGGAAGGCCAGGAACTCGCGGCCGCGTTGATCACCGCCCCCGGCCCGCACGCCGGCTTGTTCGTCGACAACACGATCGGCCGGGATTTCCTGTCCCACAACCGGTTGCGCGCTCGCCGAGCCGACCTCGTGCACGTCCACATCCAGGGCTATCCCGACGGCCGGGCCGCCATGGACTACGCGGTCAACCCGCGCTACGGCGTGCCGGCGCTGACCGGTCCAGCCGATTCGCGCCGTCCGGTCAACCACGTCCTGCCTGCCTGGGACATCACCACCGGGCTGCTCGCGGTGTCCGGGCTGCTGGCCGGGTTGCACCGGCGGGCGGTGGACGGTGACGGGTGCCTGGTCGAGCTGGCCCTGGCCGATGTGGCCGCGGCGCACGTGGCGCATCTGGGCTGGTTCGCCGAGGTGGCCGAGGCCGGCCAGGACCGGCCCCGGCTCGGCAACCACCTGTTCGGCGCGTTCGGGGTGGATTTCGCGTGCGCCGACGGTCGCCGGGTGGTCGCGGTGGCGATCACCCGCGCCCAGTGGCGGGACCTGATGCGGATGACCGGGACGGAAGCGGTGTTCGTGGCCCTGTCTTCGGTGCACGGCACCGATTTCGACGTCGAGGGGGAGCGGTACCGGCACCGCGGCCTGATCGAGGCGGTGCTCGCACCGTGGTTCACCGCGCGCACCGTGGAAGAGGTGCTCGAGGCGGCGCGCGGCACCCGGGTGATGGCCGGCGAGTTCCGTTCGCCCTCGGAGGTCGTGGCGGCCTGGCGGCGGGGTGCGGAGTCACCGGTACTCACCGAGGTCGAGCAGGCCGGAGTAGGCCCGATGGTCACCGCCACCTCGCCGCTGCGCTGGAACTCGCGCTACCGCGAGGCCGAGCCGGCGCCGGAGTTCGGTGCGGACACGGAGTGGGCGCTGGCCGAGGTGCTGGGGATGTCCCGCCGGGAGATCGGGAGGCTCGCCGACAACGGGCTGATCAGGACGAGGAGAGATGAGAGCGATGGCGCGTGA